Within Oceanidesulfovibrio indonesiensis, the genomic segment GCGGGCGGATCCGTCCAGCAACGCCCGTATGCCGCCGCACGAGCTGTGTCCCAGGATAATGATGTCCTGAACCTCCAGGGAGAGCACTGCGTACTCCAGGGCAGCGGAGACGCCGTGGCGGCCGGGATCGGGCTCGTATGGCGGAACGATGTTGGCGATGTTGCGCACCACGAATATGTCCCCCGGCTCGCACTGCATGATGAGCGAGGGATCGGTGCGGGAGTCGCAGCAGGCGACGACGAGAGTGGAAGGCGCCTGGCCACTTCGCAGTTCCTGAAATGGCGAACCTTCACGACAGAAGTAGATATCCTGAAAGCTCTTGAAGCCCAGGATGAAGTCCCGGATTTTCTGCATGCGGACTCGATATACCAGGTTCTGCAGGGACGCAAACAAAACCGGACTGGCTTGCCCGGCTATCCGGCAATCGGCGAAGCAAAGACATGAAGCGAAGCCGGACGGGAGCCGACGCCACGGAACCCGCCCGGCGCGAGCGGCTACTTCTTTTTCATCTCCTGTTCGCAGCAGGAAAGCGGGACTGTGCAGGCACCTGTCTCCCCTGGTTTGCAGGTGCAGGCCTTCTCCACCTTCAAAGTCAGGCCGCATTTGTCGCAGTAGAAGACGTCGCCGATGTGCATTTCGTGACAATTCGCCATGGTGTGTGCTCCTTGTGTGCTTTCGGAAGTGGGGTGACCGGTATGCAGAAGCATTCAGTGTGCGGGGGTCAGAACCCTTGCGCTTCGAGCTTCTGCAGCTGTTCCTCGTTCAGGAGACCTTTGAGCCGTTTCATGTAGTCCATGCTTGCGAGCAGCATGTCCGCCTTGATTTCCGCCTGTTTCACGAACAGATCGCGGACCTGCTGGGGGTCGACGTCGTCTTCCCAGCGCATGCCCAGCATATCGATGCGCAGCTTCATCCGCTGCGCCCACATGTCGGCCATTGAGTCAAGCTTTTCGCGGGCCAGCGCGCGCACCTGCTCCCATTGCCCGGGTGTGAGATTCAGGTCCTCCAGCATACGCCCCATGTGCTGAAAGCCGTGCGGACCCATGCGGGGGCAGGGCATGTCGGCGCCCATCCGGCCCATCATTTTGCCCATGCCGCCGCGACCGCCCATCATGTGGGACATCATCATATCCTGCATGCCGGACATACCGTCCATGCCGCGGGCCCCTCTGCGCTTATCCTCCAGCATGTCCATCGTGCCGGACGGCGGGCCGTCATGGGCGCCGTGCATCATGCCGGGTTTTCCGCGGTCCTGCGCCATTTGCTGTTGCGCCTCGCAGGGCGTCATCCAGGCCAGACTGAAAATGGCGACAAGAGCGACAGCCCATACACATTGTGCACCACGAGACCGTATTTTCATGGAAAACCTCCTCCACCGCGTACCTGGTGTGTCAGTGGTTTGGGAAAAATATGGGAATTACGGTCATGCATATCATAGACGAGCACAGCGTCGAAGGGGCAATTCTGAAAGGCTCTGGACTAGCTGAGACCCCTGTGGTTCTCTCGGAAGCTAGGCCAGCCAATGAAAAACAAGTATGTTCTCCGTTCAAGAATTTCTGAGGCCAAATTCAGACAGTTGGCGCGCTGCTTCGCCCTGGATTTGGACGCTCGCCAAGCTGCAGCCATCACTGGCCTCAACCGCAACACGACTAACCGATACTATCGCCTCATCCGCCAAAGAATCGCCGAGTTTTGCGAAAACGAATCGCCCTTCTCCGGAGAAATCGAAGTCGATGAATCCTATTTCGGCGGCAAGCGTATCAAGGGCAAACGGGGCCGCGGAGCCGGAGGCAAGACACCTGTTTTTGGAATCTTCCAGAGAAATGGAATGGTCTACACCGAGGTCGTCCCCGACTGCGCTAAAGCCACGCTGCAAGCCATTATCCGGGGAAGAGTCAGCCTCGACAGCGTCATTCACTCCGAC encodes:
- a CDS encoding carbonic anhydrase, yielding MQKIRDFILGFKSFQDIYFCREGSPFQELRSGQAPSTLVVACCDSRTDPSLIMQCEPGDIFVVRNIANIVPPYEPDPGRHGVSAALEYAVLSLEVQDIIILGHSSCGGIRALLDGSARDGEFVGPWISILDSARNQVLKNFDPSDEKAATALEMAGVLTSMENLLTFPWLAERVTQGKLTIHGWYFDMACGQLFSYLPQTRSFEPLAPRCPPRKDMVDVT
- a CDS encoding IS1595 family transposase, translating into MKNKYVLRSRISEAKFRQLARCFALDLDARQAAAITGLNRNTTNRYYRLIRQRIAEFCENESPFSGEIEVDESYFGGKRIKGKRGRGAGGKTPVFGIFQRNGMVYTEVVPDCAKATLQAIIRGRVSLDSVIHSDGWRGYNGLVDLGYKKHFRVQHGQNEFARGRSHINGIESFWSFAKRRLMKFHGVPERTFYLHLKECEFRFNYRGDELYAIILKMN
- a CDS encoding Spy/CpxP family protein refolding chaperone produces the protein MKIRSRGAQCVWAVALVAIFSLAWMTPCEAQQQMAQDRGKPGMMHGAHDGPPSGTMDMLEDKRRGARGMDGMSGMQDMMMSHMMGGRGGMGKMMGRMGADMPCPRMGPHGFQHMGRMLEDLNLTPGQWEQVRALAREKLDSMADMWAQRMKLRIDMLGMRWEDDVDPQQVRDLFVKQAEIKADMLLASMDYMKRLKGLLNEEQLQKLEAQGF